From Candidatus Binataceae bacterium, the proteins below share one genomic window:
- a CDS encoding dual specificity protein phosphatase family protein: MDWFSKRVDNHGHAVRNRDRPSVTEIAPGLLVGEFPRPEDIAWLKSEFAVTAIHNLQDDEDLALNGLRERELTEACRKSGLKFVRTQIQDGSADAMAERLEHTLDALAELVNSGERVYLHCNAGLNRAPTLAIAYLRAHGEMSLDEACAHVKARRACGPFMTILEDYFGPRHHKPGK, encoded by the coding sequence ATGGACTGGTTCAGCAAACGCGTCGACAACCACGGCCACGCGGTGCGCAACCGCGACCGCCCCTCGGTCACCGAGATCGCTCCCGGCCTCCTGGTCGGCGAATTTCCTCGCCCGGAGGACATCGCGTGGCTCAAATCGGAGTTCGCCGTGACCGCCATCCACAATCTCCAGGATGACGAAGACCTCGCGCTCAACGGCTTGCGCGAGCGCGAGCTCACGGAGGCCTGCCGAAAGAGCGGATTGAAATTCGTCCGCACGCAGATCCAGGACGGCAGCGCGGATGCGATGGCCGAGCGGCTCGAGCATACGTTGGACGCGCTCGCCGAGCTCGTGAATTCGGGGGAGCGAGTTTATTTGCACTGCAATGCCGGCCTCAATCGCGCTCCGACCCTCGCCATCGCCTACCTGCGCGCGCATGGCGAGATGTCGCTCGATGAGGCCTGCGCCCACGTCAAGGCGCGCCGCGCCTGCGGCCCGTTTATGACGATTTTGGAGGACTACTTCGGACCGCGCCATCACAAGCCCGGCAAGTGA